The genomic window GACTACGAGGCGCTGCTGGCCGAGGCCTCGCCGGTCGAGTTCCACGTCACGGACGAGAACTCCGCCGCCTCGATGTGCTACACGTCCGGCACCACCGGCAACCCCAAGGGCGTCGTCTACTCCCACCGCTCGACGTTCCTGCACACCATGGGCGTGCTGATGCCCAACGCGTTCGGCCTGAGCATCCGCGACGTCGCCATGCCGGTCGTGCCGATGTTCCACGCCAACGCCTGGGGCATCGCGCAGGCCGCCCCGGCCGCCGGCGCCTCGTTGGTCATGCCCGGCCCGATGATGCAGCCCGAGGCGCTGGCCAAGCTGATCGTCGACGAGGGCGTCACGTTCACCGCCGGCGTCCCGACCATCTGGCAGGGCGTCCTGCCCCACCTGGCCGGCAAGGAGCACCGGTTGCGCGACATCGGCTGCGGCGGCTCGGCGGTGCCCAAGGCGCTGTCGGAGGCCTACCGCGAGCAGGTCGGCCTGCCGATCCTGCAGGCCTGGGGCATGACCGAGACCCACCCGGTCGCCTCCTCGGGCATCCTGCCGCCCCGCTTCGACGACCTCGACGACGAGGGCAAGGCCGCCCAGCGCTCCCGTGCCGGCATCCCGTTCCTCGGCGTCGAGGCGCGCATCGTCGACGCCGAGACCCTCGAGCCGCAGCCCTGGGACGACAAGGCCACCGGTGAGCTGCAGGTCCGCGGCCCGTGGTGCGCGCAGGACTACTACAACCCCGACGCCGGCGTGGTGCTGACCACCGAGGACGGCTGGATGCGCACCGGCGACGTCGCGGCGATGGACTCCTTCGGCTCCATCCGCATCGCCGACCGCACCAAGGACCTCATCAAGTCCGGCGGCGAGTGGATCAGCTCGGTCGACCTCGAGAACGCGATCATGAGCCACCCGAAGGTCAAGGAGGCCGCGGTCGTCGGCATCCCGCACCCGAAGTGGGACGAGCGGCCGCTGGCCTGCGTCGTCCTCCGGGAGGGCGAGACCGCCACCGAGGAGGAGATCCTCGAGCACCTCAAGCCGCTGGTGGCCAAGTGGTGGATGCCCGACGCCGTCGAGTTCATCGACGAGGTCCCCAAGACCAGCGTGGGCAAGTTCTCGAAGAAGGACCTGCGGTCGCGCTTCGCGGAGTACGCGCCCAAGTCCTGACCGGCCCCCTGCAGGGGCCCGCCGCGAGCCTGCGAGCGGGTGGGGGGCAGGGGGTTCTCACAGGACGAAGGGCGGCTGGCCGGTCTCGCTCACCAGGGGCCGGCCGGCCGCCCGCCACCCGCCCATGCCGTCGCCGACGTTCACCGCGTCGTAGCCGTTGCGGTTGAGCCAGGCGGCCACCCGCGCCGAGCGCCCGCCGCTGCGGCAGACGACGTAGACCGGGTCACCGTCGGGCACCTCGTCGAGCCGTGCCGGGACGTCGCCCATCGGGATGTGCGTGGCGCCCTGGGCGTGGCCGGTCACCCACTCGTCGTCCTCGCGGACGTCGAGGAGGACGGCGTCCTCGGGGACCTCGCCTGCGGACACGGTCGGGACCTGCTGCGGCATCACGCACCCCATCCTCCCAGGTGGGCCCCGGCCGCACCGGCGACGCGGGTCACCGCCGGGCTGGGAGGATGGGCCGTGATGTCCGCTCCCCCCGCGCTCCCGGTCCGCGAGCCGGCCTGGTCGCTGTCGCGCTCGGCGATCTGGCTGTGGGTCACGCAGGGGGTGCTCGGCACGCTGGTCTACGGCGTCCTGGTGGCGGTGTTCGTGCTGGCGGTGCCGTCGTCGGTGGGCGGGCCGGTCCCGGTGCTGCGGTGGCTGCTGCCGGCACTGGTCGCCGTGTACGCGGTCGTGGCGGTCGGCATCCGGCCGTGGATCCGCTACCGCGTGCACCGCTGGGAGGTCACCGCGGAGACGGTGCACGCCCTCACCGGCTGGCTCAGCCGCACCTGGACGCTGGTGCCGGTCGCGCGGATCCAGACCGTCGACGTCACCCGCGGCGTGCTGCAGCAGCTCTACGGCCTGGCCAGCGTCGCGGTGCTCACCGCGTCGTCGCAGGGCACCGTCCGGGTGCCGCACCTGGAGGTCGGCGTCGCCGAGCGGGTGGCCGAGGACCTCGCCCGCCGCGCCGAGCAGGTCCGGGACGAGGCCACGTGACGGGTGGCGAGGCCACGTGACGGGTGGCGAGGCGACGGACCTGGGACAGGCCGCGCCGGAGGTCAGCGCGCCCCGGCGCACCTCCCCGCTGATCGTCCTGGTGCACACGGTCACCTTCCGGCAGGCCCGGCAGGTCGTGCCCGCCGCGATCCCCGTGGTCGCCGCGGTGGGCGCCGACGGCGCGGGCGTCGTCGTGGCGCTGGTGGTGGCGGTGACGGCGCTCTCGCTGCTGTTCGCGGCGCTGACGTGGTGGCGGTCCACCTACCTCGACACCGCCTCCTCGGTGGTCCTCACCCGCGGCCTGCTGGCCCGCTCGGTGCGCACCGTGCCCAACGACCGCATCCGCGGCGTGGAGGTCGAGGCCCCCGCGCTGCACCGGCTGTTCGGGCTGGTCCGCGTCCGCATCGACGCCGCGGCCGGGACGATGACCGGCGGGGACGAGGAGGTCGTCGTCGACGGCGTCCCCCGGGCCGAGGGCGACCGGCTGCGCACCTCGGTGCTCACCCACCGCCGCGCCGCCGTCGCACCTGCCGGGACGGACCCGTCCGCCCCGCTGCCGGAGGGGCCGGCCGAGGAGGAGCTGGCCCGCTTCGACCGGCGCTGGCTGCTGTACGCGCCGCTGGTCGCCAGCTACCTCGCGGTGCCGCTGGCCGCGGTCGGCGCGCTGTCGCGGCTGCTGCAGGAGCTGCCCCGGGCCCTGCGCCCCGACCTCGACGGGCCCGACCTCACCGACGTCCGCGTCCTCGTCGTCACCGCGGTCGTGGCGCTGCTCCTGCTGACCCTCGGCGCGGTGGCCGGGGCGGCGGTCGTCAACTGGGGCTTCCGGCTGGTGCGCCGCGGCGGCTCGCTGGTCGCCGTCCGCGGGCTGCTGACCCGGCGGCACACCGAGCTGGAGGTCGACCGGGTCCGCGGCGGCACCCTCGCCGAGGGCCTGGGCATGCGGTTGGTCCGCGCCGCCCGGGTCAACGCGCTGGTCACCGGCCTGGGGGCGGCCAACCGGCGCGGCCAGCTGTTCCCGCTGGGCCCCCGGACCGAGGCGGTGCGGCTGCTCGGCGTGCTCGTCGACGACCCCGGTCCCCTCGCGCCGCACCCGCCGGCCGCGCGACGTCGGGCGCTGGTGCGCGCCGTCGGCAGCGGGCTGCTCGTCACCGCGGCCGGCACGGTGCTGTTCCTCCCCACCGGGTTCTGGGGCGTGCTCGCCGCCGGGGTGGTGCTCACGGTGCTCGGCGTCCCGCTCGGTCGCGGCCGCTACGCGTCGCTCGGGCACGCGACCGGGCCGCGGTCCTTCAGCGTGCGCAGCGGGCTGCTGGTGCGCGAGCAGGCGGTGCTGCAGCGGCGCGCCGTCGTTGGCTGGCAGGTGCGGCAGACCCTCTTCCAGCGGCGGGCCGGACTGGCCACCGTCGTCGCCTGCGTCGGCGCCGGCAGCGGCGGCTACGCGGCCGTCGACATGGCTGCCGCCGACGTCGCGGCGTTCACCGAGGCCGCCTCCGGCCGGTGGGCCACGGCCCCGCCGGCCGACCTCCCCGGCTGAGGCCGGGCCCTCCCCGGGTCCGCACGGCCACCGGCTCGTCGCTGGCCCGTGGGGGCCAGTTCACCGGCACCGGGGCGTGTCGATCACGGGCCCGGGTAGCCCGGCGATCGATGACGGCCGCTCCGCGGGGACCCCGCTCAGCCCAGCCCGCCGGTCGGCTTGCCGAGGCCGACCCGGCCGGCCAGCGCCGCCGCCTCCACCCGGGTGGCCACCCCGAGGCTGCGCAGCAGCGAGGCCACGAGCCGCTTGGCCGTCCGCTCGGACACGTGCAGCGTGGTGGCGATGTCGACGGTGCTGGTGCCGTCGGCCACCAGGCGCCAGAGCCGGCGCTCGTCGCTGGTCAGCCGGTCGGCGACGGTCTGCTCGCCGGTCGGCGCGGCGTCGTCGAGGAGCTGGCGCAGCAGCGCCTCGGGGACCACCGACCAGCCGTCGAGGACCGCCAGCAGCGGGCGGACCAGGTGCTCCGGGTCGGCGCTCTTGGGCAGGAACCCGGCCGCCCCGGCCCGCAGCGCCTCCAGCGCCGCGTCGGCCTCGGCCAGCCCGGACAGTGCGACCACGCGGACCACCGGGTCGGCCCGGCGGATCGCCGCGATGGCGCGGACGCCGCCCGGTGGCGGCATGTGCAGGTCCACGACGGCGACGTCGGCGTGGTGCCGGCGCACCAGCGCGGCCGCCGCGGACGCGTCGTCGGTGGTGGCGACCACGCGCACCCGGCCGTCGCTCACCCCGGGGAGCAGCAGTGACAGCCCCCGGCTGAACAGCGGGTGGTCGTCGACGACGACCACGTCCACGTGCGTCTGACGCTCAGCCCCGGCGTCGGTCGACCCCACGACCCTCCTCCCTGGCCCGTTGCGCCCGGCGGAACAGGCCCGACGCACCCCGGAGGTGCCCGTGACCCTGGCCCCCGACACACCCCGTACCGCCCGGTCCGGTTCCGGACGGCTGCTCCCCGACCTCGCCCGCGTGGTGCGCGACCACGTGGTCCGCGCGGTCCGCCGGCCCGCCCCCGAGCCCGACGTCCCGCCCACGCCCGACAGCGCGCTGCTGCGGGCGATGTGCCACGACATGAAGAGCCCGCTGGCCTCCCTGGAGGCGCTGCTGCGCTCGCTGGAGGACGCGCCCACCCGGCGCGACGAGGTGCTGAACCTCGCCCGTGCCCAGACCGCGCACCTGTCCTCGATGCTGCGCACCGCCGACGCCTCCGCCGGGGCCACGCGACGGGCACCCGGCGGCCGGCTGCTCGACGACGTCGTCCGCGCGTCGGTGGCCGCCTCCGGGCTGCCGCCGCGCCAGCTGACCGTCGGGGTGCAGGACTGCGCCGCCGACGTGACCGTCGGCGACGCCCGCGTGCAGCGGATCCTCACCAACCTGCTGGAGAACGCCCACCGGCACGGCGACGGCGTCCCGGTGCTGCTCGCCGTGACCTGCCGGGAGGGCTGGGTCCGGCTCGCGCTGACGCAGGACGTGGCCCACCCCGAACGGGTCGTGCAGTACCTGCGCCACGACGCGCCGCCGGTCGACCTCACCGGCCTGGGGCTGTGGTCGGTGCAGCGGCACGCCCGCGACCTGGGCGGCGCGGTCGTCTGGGCCACCTCCGCGGCCGGCCTCACCCTCTGCGTCCAGCTCCCCGACCGCTGAGGGGAGCCGCCCCGCGGGGCGGGCGGAGGACCGGGAGCGGCTCGGCACGGGACGGCGCGTGGCTGCGGTGGAGACCGGTGGGCCGACGGAGGACGCCGCCGGGAGACCTGGCACCGGGGGGCCACGGGACGGCACGGGCGGGCCACCGGGCGCGGGCAGGTCCCCTGTGTCACCGCAGCGGCGGCGACGCGACGACGCATGAGGGAGAGCCCGTGTTCACGCACACCCACGCCCTGCAGTACGAGGCCAAGCCCGACGGTCCCGACCCGGACTTCGCCCGCAAGATGCAGGAGATCCTCGGCGGTCAGTGGGGCGAGATGACCGTCGCCACCCAGTACCTGCTGCAGGGCTGGAACTGCCGGCTGCCCGGCAAGTACAAGGACATGCTCCTCTCGATCGGCACCGAGGAGCTGGCCCACGTCGAGATGATCATCACGATGATCGACCGGCTGCTCGACCACGCGCCGCTCAAGCCCGACTCGGCCGACCGCACCAAGGAGGCCGCCGCCGGCTACGGGCAGCACAACCCGCAGCACCTGATCGTCAACGGCCAGGCCGCCTCCTACATGGACAGCATGGGCAACCCCTGGACCGGCGCGTACGTGACCGCCAGCGGCAACCTGATGGCCGACTTCTACTACAACGCCACCGCCGAGATGCAGGGCCGCCTGCAGGTCGCCCGCATCTACAACATGACCGACGACCCGGGCGTCAAGGACATGCTGCGGTTCCTCATCACCCGCGACCACATGCACCAGCAGCAGTGGCTGGCCGCCGTCGAGCAGCTCAAGGAGGACGGCCTCGAGGGGCTGCCCGTGCCCGAGGCCTTCCCGCTGGACGAGGAGGTCGGCGACCTGGGCTACACCTTCATCCAGGCCTCCGACGGCCCCGAGGCCGCCAACG from Geodermatophilus normandii includes these protein-coding regions:
- a CDS encoding long-chain fatty acid--CoA ligase → MRGLMQDFPLTIDAIFRHVEQHYGDGTIATNSPTGVTKVTYAEWAERTRKLGGVLDTLGISADGRVGTFGWNSQRHLELYFAAPSTGRVLHTLNIRLFPEQLTYIANHAEDEVVFVDRSVLPLFWPLVDTMKTVQHVVIMDDGSDNEIPDDPRVSDYEALLAEASPVEFHVTDENSAASMCYTSGTTGNPKGVVYSHRSTFLHTMGVLMPNAFGLSIRDVAMPVVPMFHANAWGIAQAAPAAGASLVMPGPMMQPEALAKLIVDEGVTFTAGVPTIWQGVLPHLAGKEHRLRDIGCGGSAVPKALSEAYREQVGLPILQAWGMTETHPVASSGILPPRFDDLDDEGKAAQRSRAGIPFLGVEARIVDAETLEPQPWDDKATGELQVRGPWCAQDYYNPDAGVVLTTEDGWMRTGDVAAMDSFGSIRIADRTKDLIKSGGEWISSVDLENAIMSHPKVKEAAVVGIPHPKWDERPLACVVLREGETATEEEILEHLKPLVAKWWMPDAVEFIDEVPKTSVGKFSKKDLRSRFAEYAPKS
- a CDS encoding rhodanese-like domain-containing protein; amino-acid sequence: MPQQVPTVSAGEVPEDAVLLDVREDDEWVTGHAQGATHIPMGDVPARLDEVPDGDPVYVVCRSGGRSARVAAWLNRNGYDAVNVGDGMGGWRAAGRPLVSETGQPPFVL
- a CDS encoding PH domain-containing protein; translation: MSAPPALPVREPAWSLSRSAIWLWVTQGVLGTLVYGVLVAVFVLAVPSSVGGPVPVLRWLLPALVAVYAVVAVGIRPWIRYRVHRWEVTAETVHALTGWLSRTWTLVPVARIQTVDVTRGVLQQLYGLASVAVLTASSQGTVRVPHLEVGVAERVAEDLARRAEQVRDEAT
- a CDS encoding PH domain-containing protein, with amino-acid sequence MTGGEATDLGQAAPEVSAPRRTSPLIVLVHTVTFRQARQVVPAAIPVVAAVGADGAGVVVALVVAVTALSLLFAALTWWRSTYLDTASSVVLTRGLLARSVRTVPNDRIRGVEVEAPALHRLFGLVRVRIDAAAGTMTGGDEEVVVDGVPRAEGDRLRTSVLTHRRAAVAPAGTDPSAPLPEGPAEEELARFDRRWLLYAPLVASYLAVPLAAVGALSRLLQELPRALRPDLDGPDLTDVRVLVVTAVVALLLLTLGAVAGAAVVNWGFRLVRRGGSLVAVRGLLTRRHTELEVDRVRGGTLAEGLGMRLVRAARVNALVTGLGAANRRGQLFPLGPRTEAVRLLGVLVDDPGPLAPHPPAARRRALVRAVGSGLLVTAAGTVLFLPTGFWGVLAAGVVLTVLGVPLGRGRYASLGHATGPRSFSVRSGLLVREQAVLQRRAVVGWQVRQTLFQRRAGLATVVACVGAGSGGYAAVDMAAADVAAFTEAASGRWATAPPADLPG
- a CDS encoding response regulator, whose amino-acid sequence is MGSTDAGAERQTHVDVVVVDDHPLFSRGLSLLLPGVSDGRVRVVATTDDASAAAALVRRHHADVAVVDLHMPPPGGVRAIAAIRRADPVVRVVALSGLAEADAALEALRAGAAGFLPKSADPEHLVRPLLAVLDGWSVVPEALLRQLLDDAAPTGEQTVADRLTSDERRLWRLVADGTSTVDIATTLHVSERTAKRLVASLLRSLGVATRVEAAALAGRVGLGKPTGGLG
- a CDS encoding sensor histidine kinase — protein: MTLAPDTPRTARSGSGRLLPDLARVVRDHVVRAVRRPAPEPDVPPTPDSALLRAMCHDMKSPLASLEALLRSLEDAPTRRDEVLNLARAQTAHLSSMLRTADASAGATRRAPGGRLLDDVVRASVAASGLPPRQLTVGVQDCAADVTVGDARVQRILTNLLENAHRHGDGVPVLLAVTCREGWVRLALTQDVAHPERVVQYLRHDAPPVDLTGLGLWSVQRHARDLGGAVVWATSAAGLTLCVQLPDR
- a CDS encoding manganese catalase family protein, which produces MFTHTHALQYEAKPDGPDPDFARKMQEILGGQWGEMTVATQYLLQGWNCRLPGKYKDMLLSIGTEELAHVEMIITMIDRLLDHAPLKPDSADRTKEAAAGYGQHNPQHLIVNGQAASYMDSMGNPWTGAYVTASGNLMADFYYNATAEMQGRLQVARIYNMTDDPGVKDMLRFLITRDHMHQQQWLAAVEQLKEDGLEGLPVPEAFPLDEEVGDLGYTFIQASDGPEAANGRWASGPSIDGRSEFRAAAIEATADAPTLPPGDPRLYSTPQTEAHTMLQKAKDLLK